ATTTGGGTGACGTGGCGGCCCTGGAACCGCGCGATAGCTAGCTCGTTCTCGCTCGGTACCCGCTTTCCGTCAGCTCCGGCCAGCGTGCCGGCGCCGTATGGCGAGCCGCCAGTGATCTCCGCCATATTCAGCAGGCGAGTCTCGCTATACGGAACGCCTACGATCACCATGCCGTGATGCAGCAGGGTACTGTGGAAACTGGTGATCGTGGTCTCTTGGCCACCGTGCTGGGTGGCGGTGGACGTGAAAACGCTGCCGACCTTGCCGACGAGAGCCCCGCTGAGCC
The Candidatus Binatia bacterium genome window above contains:
- the wrbA gene encoding NAD(P)H:quinone oxidoreductase, which encodes AARSAFGHVPIATPGQLAEADAIIFGTPTRFGNMCAQMRNFLDQTGQLWLSGALVGKVGSVFTSTATQHGGQETTITSFHSTLLHHGMVIVGVPYSETRLLNMAEITGGSPYGAGTLAGADGKRVPSENELAIARFQGRHVTQIAKKLAGR